A genomic window from Populus nigra chromosome 7, ddPopNigr1.1, whole genome shotgun sequence includes:
- the LOC133698822 gene encoding uncharacterized protein ECU03_1610 — MLNLAKAFFPQPPSLFPISSSKVSRVCFTTSASKYNEGRHAAEDDRDRAADYAKRAKETASETFDKTKERTEKAKESTNEMKEKAKGSAEEMKEMAKGHAHETNESARDMAQSAAEKFKEGNYKAAATAERTEEKVKDYAYEAKEKTKEGTERAAGTAGEAGDMAKEGAVKVVETVEIVGEMAKETVKGAWGAADETTQKIKETVVGKDDDDDDDDYKREKSLEYRRRAASGE, encoded by the exons ATGCTCAATCTCGCAAAAGCCTTCTTCCCCCAGCCCCCTTCTCTCTTCCCCATTTCCTCGTCTAAAGTCTCACGGGTCTGCTTCACTACCTCTGCCTCCAAATATAACGAG GGACGGCATGCAGCGGAAGATGATAGAGACCGAGCGGCAGATTACGCTAAGAGAGCGAAAGAAACTGCAAGTGAAACCTTTGACAAAACCAAAGAGCGAACGGAGAAGGCGAAAGAAAGCACCAATGAAATGAAAGAGAAGGCAAAAGGGAGTGCAGAGGAGATGAAAGAGATGGCGAAAGGGCATGCACATGAGACAAATGAAAGTGCCAGAGACATGGCACAGTCTGCTGCTGAAAAGTTTAAAGAAGGTAACTACAAGGCAGCGGCGACAGCGGAGAGAACGGAAGAAAAAGTGAAAGATTATGCATATGAAGCGAAGGAGAAGACTAAAGAAGGGACGGAGAGAGCGGCGGGTACTGCGGGAGAGGCAGGGGATATGGCAAAGGAGGGGGCTGTTAAGGTGGTTGAGACGGTGGAGATTGTGGGAGAGATGGCGAAAGAGACGGTGAAAGGAGCATGGGGTGCTGCGGACGAAACTACACAGAAGATAAAAGAGACTGTGGTGGgcaaagatgatgatgatgatgatgatgattataagAGGGAGAAGAGTTTGGAGTACAGGAGGCGTGCTGCTTCCGGAGAGTGA
- the LOC133698821 gene encoding B3 domain-containing transcription factor LEC2, with amino-acid sequence MENLFSTLFTSTGNTTNTTNASNAIMGCPQNSQFSSMYGPLSYHSTVPSNSVTQSSCVPPQYYMPAPCESRQNPYTHSLEKPSHHTPSADPFRLAMAGQNAFEMQRSCILQPNALQLEQERRALDAYKTKVARCKRKLARQRSLSKTSIGASSTQIMDARRLALHGASTCGQRSRSNTSKDLYEFLTPDNKRLRAVLRKDLKNSDVGSLGRIVLPKREVEENLPVLNDKEGILLFFRDVYSNQEWALKFKFWSNNKSRMYVLENTGEFVKQNGLETGDFLTLYEDESKNLYFSITKVGKPASVPSQTPQPINHNSNCLYTSHMCQARDEEKSSLALLIEQLDQKEQEEANSLVAVPPESAYTNNELTNNPFNNSSTYSQPASSAMQPSPNGKMKAVDDSHVDDCYTGLGVLPDVYRFNFLL; translated from the exons ATGGAGAAccttttttcaactttattcaCCAGCACAGGCAACACCACCAATACCACCAATGCTAGCAACGCAATAATGGGTTGTCCTCAGAATTCCCAGTTCTCTTCTATGTATGGACCATTGAGCTACCATTCAACAGTACCTTCAAATTCCGTAACTCAGTCAAGCTGCGTTCCGCCACAGTACTATATGCCAGCGCCTTGTGAAAGTCGACAAAATCCATACACGCATTCTCTAGAGAAGCCTAGCCATCATACACCATCTGCAGATCCTTTCCGTCTTGCCATGGCTGGccaaaatgcttttgaaatgcaAAGATCATGCATTTTGCAGCCTAATGCGTTACAATTAGAGCAAGAAAGGAGAGCTCTTGATGCATACAAGACCAAGGTGGCAAGGTGTAAGAGAAAACTTGCACGCCAAAGAAGCCTTAGTAAAACTTCTATTGGGGCTAGTTCAACTCAAATAATGGATGCAAGGAGATTGGCTTTGCATGGTGCTAGTACTTGTGGCCAAAGAAGCAGGAGCAATACCAGCAAAGATCTTTACGAGTTCTTAACACCTGATAACAAG AGACTCAGAGCGGTGCTTAGGAAGGACTTGAAGAATAGTGATGTTGGGTCTCTTGGCAGAATTGTTCTTCCAAAG AGAGAAGTAGAGGAAAATCTTCCTGTCctaaatgataaagaaggaatCCTACTTTTTTTCAGAGATGTATACTCTAACCAAGAGTGGGCCTTAAAGTTCAA GTTTTGGTCTAACAACAAAAGTAGGATGTATGTTCTTGAAAATACAG GAGAATTCGTAAAGCAAAATGGGCTGGAGACTGGAGATTTCCTTACTCTTTACGAGGATGAGAGCAAGAATCTC TATTTCTCTATCACAAAAGTGGGAAAACCAGCATCGGTGCCATCTCAAACACCACAGCCTATTAACCACAACTCTAACTGCCTATACACCTCGCATATGTGCCAAGCTAGGGATGAAGAAAAATCATCTTTAGCACTACTTATAGAACAACTTGACCAAAAGGAGCAAGAAGAAGCTAACAGCCTCGTGGCTGTGCCTCCGGAATCTGCTTACACAAACAACGAACTAACCAACAATCCTTTCAACAACTCAAGTACCTATTCCCAACCAGCATCTTCAGCTATGCAACCTTCACCAAATGGTAAAATGAAGGCGGTAGATGATTCTCATGTCGATGACTGCTATACTGGTCTCGGTGTGCTCCCTGATGTCTACCGATTTAATTTTTTGCTATGA
- the LOC133699421 gene encoding small ribosomal subunit protein uS5c-like, whose product MAITTVTLSSLSLHSTTTPRLSFLKPTSKLHPLSLSISPKSSFLSPLSYHPKIITIITKANSSDIDTSFFDNLNPEEEFVYDPPTPPEDYIPPPSFDEGPIETEEEIAAAYEELYGPAYSGVSVLGKDIYVMDSKVKKTSGWGSRVKKEKIKDGFDERVVQVRRVTKVVKGGKQLHFRAVVIVGDKQGRVGVGVGKAKEVIVAVQKSALNARRNIITVPMTKYLTFPHRSEGDFGAAKVMLRPASPGTGVIAGGAVRIVLEMAGVENALGKQLRSKNALNNARATVVAVQKMRQFSEVARERGIPMEELWK is encoded by the exons ATGGCCATCACCACTGTAACTCTCTCCTCCCTCTCCCTTCACTCCACCACCACACCCCGCCTTTCGTTCCTCAAGCCCACCTCCAAACTCCACCCTTTATCCCTATCCATCTCACCCAAATCCTCGTTTCTCTCCCCCCTTTCTTATCACCCCAAAATCATAACGATAATCACGAAAGCCAATTCGAGTGACATTGACACTTCCTTCTTTGACAATCTTAATCCAGAAGAAGAATTTGTTTATGACCCACCAACTCCACCCGAAGACTACATTCCTCCACCATCCTTTGATGAAGGTCCAATCGAAACTGAAGAAGAAATTGCTGCAGCTTACGAGGAACTTTATGGTCCTGCATATAGTGGAGTTAGTGTTTTAGGCAAGGATATTTATGTAATGGATTCTAAGGTTAAAAAAACTAGTGGGTGGGGCTCAAGAGTAAAGAAGGAGAAAATTAAAGATGGGTTTGACGAGAGAGTTGTTCAAGTTCGGAGAGTAACTAAGGTTGTTAAAGGAGGGAAACAGTTGCATTTTAGAGCTGTTGTTATTGTTGGAGATAAACAAGGTCGAGTTGGGGTTGGAGTTGGAAAAGCTAAGGAAGTTATTGTTGCTGTCCAGAAATCAGCTCTTAATGCTAGAAGAAATATCATTACTGTGCCTATGACAAAGTACTTGACTTTTCCTCATAG ATCTGAGGGAGATTTTGGGGCAGCGAAGGTGATGCTCAGACCTGCTTCACCTGGTACTGGAGTGATTGCTGGAGGTGCCGTGAGAATTGTTCTTGAAATGGCAGGTGTTGAGAATGCGTTGGGAAAACAACTTAGAAGTAAGAACGCCCTCAATAATGCCAGAGCCACAGTTGTTGCAGTGCAAAAAATGAGGCAGTTCAGTGAAGTTGCTCGTGAACGTGGGATCCCAATGGAAGAACTGTGGAAATGA